GTGGACCTTCAGATTATAGCTCCCCGGGTTTGGGACGACGTATCGTTCTCCCCGAGGAATTACGGCTACAGGAAAGAAGAGACCGAAATGCTGGTCGGTGATATTCTGAAAAAACTCGACATAGAGCATCTCAAGGATAAAGTCCCGCATTACCTGAGCGGGGGTGAGAAAACGAAGGTGGGAATCGCGGGGGCGCTCGTTACCAAACCCGAGCTTCTGATACTGGATGAGCCGTTCGAGCACATAGACCCTACTTGCAGAAGCGAGCTCATCAAGCTTCTGAACACCGTAAACAGCGAAAACGGGACCGCCATTATACTATCGACTCATAATATGAATACAGTCCCGCTTATAGCGGACACGGTTTATTTAATCGCCGAAGGGGGCAGGATTGTTGGCAAGGGAACGCCGAAGGAGATATTTTCGCAGATGAAAACACTTTCACAGTGTCATATCGAGCCCCCGGTCCTGGGAGAGCTTTTTTCCGAGCTGAAGAAACGCGGCATCGAGCTTGACGTTTCGCTAACCGTCGAGGAAGCGGCTTGTACAATAGCCAACGAAATGGTAATATCGAAAAATAAGTCAGGTGTCGGATGAAACCGGTAAGAGAAATTAACA
The genomic region above belongs to Deltaproteobacteria bacterium and contains:
- a CDS encoding ATP-binding cassette domain-containing protein encodes the protein MEELVKVRNLNFKYPDGTALLFDGEEFTVRKGERVVMLGPNGSGKSTLLSLLLGLLKASGGEIEVLGIDPSKDYEKIRERVGALLQNVDLQIIAPRVWDDVSFSPRNYGYRKEETEMLVGDILKKLDIEHLKDKVPHYLSGGEKTKVGIAGALVTKPELLILDEPFEHIDPTCRSELIKLLNTVNSENGTAIILSTHNMNTVPLIADTVYLIAEGGRIVGKGTPKEIFSQMKTLSQCHIEPPVLGELFSELKKRGIELDVSLTVEEAACTIANEMVISKNKSGVG